The Salinispora tropica CNB-440 genome has a window encoding:
- a CDS encoding GOLPH3/VPS74 family protein, translating into MDEMGGRTGLLVADEFFLIAHNDTRGKAKLNPAATGLGLAAGLLSELVLDGHLTVVGGDVSVVNRRPPADALAHTVLDQLIGEAQHRSVRIWLSFLAQSAATSVGERLSRAGVLRRRESRRLLRSKVGYVPVDPNAAAWPATRLRVLLERSDPPPTLADAVLLGLIAAAGLNREVLWSVGPRAQHRLTGLIAALPPPLKELVAQTEAAVGAAVLRGSS; encoded by the coding sequence ATGGACGAGATGGGCGGGAGGACCGGGTTGCTGGTCGCCGACGAATTCTTCCTGATCGCCCACAACGACACCCGGGGCAAGGCGAAGCTGAACCCGGCCGCCACTGGCCTCGGGCTTGCCGCTGGCCTTCTCAGTGAGTTGGTCCTCGATGGACACCTCACTGTGGTTGGTGGAGACGTCTCTGTGGTCAATCGCCGCCCGCCCGCCGACGCACTCGCCCATACCGTGCTCGATCAGCTGATCGGCGAGGCACAGCACCGCTCGGTGCGCATCTGGCTGAGCTTCCTCGCGCAGAGCGCCGCCACCTCGGTAGGGGAGCGGCTGTCCCGGGCGGGGGTGCTGCGTCGCCGGGAGAGCCGGCGGCTGTTGCGCAGCAAGGTCGGCTATGTTCCGGTGGATCCGAACGCGGCGGCCTGGCCGGCGACCCGCCTGCGGGTGCTGCTGGAGCGGTCGGACCCCCCACCGACCCTTGCCGACGCGGTGCTACTCGGGCTGATCGCCGCGGCGGGTCTGAACCGCGAGGTGCTGTGGAGCGTCGGGCCCCGAGCCCAGCACCGGCTCACCGGCCTGATAGCCGCCCTGCCCCCGCCGTTGAAGGAACTGGTGGCGCAGACCGAGGCCGCGGTCGGCGCGGCGGTGCTGCGCGGCTCCTCCTGA
- a CDS encoding NADP-dependent succinic semialdehyde dehydrogenase — MPIATINPATGETLRTFAPIASEQVEAAISRSYLASRQLRDTTVEERGDWLDRVAALLEAERDDVARLVTTEMGKTYAAARAEVATCVSACRFYVTKAPAFLADEPAEAASVGAARAFVRYQPLGPVLAVMPWNFPLWQVLRFAAPALMAGNTGLLKHASNVPQTALYLADLFRRAGFPQGAFSTLLVGSDAVEAILRDPRVRAATVTGSERTGRAVAQIAGRELKKTVLELGGSDPFVVMPSADLDRAAEVATAARCRNNGQSCIAAKRFIVHTDVFEAFAERFAARMSALRVGDPMAQATDVGPLVSEGSRAEIASQVRDAVDQGATLRCGGELPAGEGWYYPPTVIADLTPRMRMWAEEVFGPVAGLYRVSSYGEAIEVANGTAFGLGANAWTRDPAEQERFVIDLEAGNVFVNGMTTSFPELPFGGVKNSGYGRELAAVGMREFCNTKTVWVGGDGTTGPVSAHAE; from the coding sequence ATGCCCATCGCCACCATCAACCCGGCCACCGGAGAGACGCTGAGGACGTTTGCACCGATCGCGTCCGAGCAGGTGGAGGCGGCGATCAGCCGGAGCTACCTCGCGAGTCGGCAGCTGCGGGACACGACGGTCGAGGAACGTGGCGACTGGCTCGACAGGGTTGCCGCCCTCCTGGAGGCCGAGCGCGACGACGTCGCCCGACTCGTGACAACGGAGATGGGAAAGACCTACGCCGCTGCCCGGGCGGAGGTGGCCACCTGCGTCAGCGCCTGCCGCTTCTACGTGACGAAGGCACCAGCGTTCCTCGCCGACGAGCCCGCCGAGGCGGCGAGCGTCGGCGCCGCCCGGGCTTTCGTCCGGTACCAACCTCTCGGGCCGGTGCTTGCGGTGATGCCCTGGAACTTTCCGCTCTGGCAGGTGCTCCGTTTCGCCGCGCCGGCGCTGATGGCCGGCAACACCGGCCTACTCAAGCACGCCTCGAATGTGCCCCAGACCGCTCTCTATCTGGCTGATCTCTTCCGCCGGGCCGGCTTTCCGCAGGGGGCGTTCAGTACGCTGCTGGTCGGCTCCGACGCGGTGGAGGCCATTCTTCGTGACCCACGGGTTCGCGCCGCTACGGTGACCGGCAGCGAGCGTACGGGACGCGCCGTGGCCCAGATCGCCGGTCGTGAGTTGAAGAAGACCGTGTTGGAACTCGGTGGCAGCGACCCGTTCGTGGTGATGCCCTCGGCGGACCTGGACCGGGCTGCCGAGGTGGCGACCGCTGCCCGGTGCCGAAACAACGGCCAGTCCTGCATCGCCGCGAAGCGCTTCATCGTGCACACCGACGTGTTCGAGGCCTTCGCGGAGCGGTTCGCCGCGCGGATGTCCGCACTGCGGGTGGGGGACCCGATGGCGCAGGCCACCGACGTGGGTCCACTCGTCAGCGAAGGGAGCCGTGCCGAGATCGCCTCCCAGGTACGCGACGCCGTTGACCAGGGTGCGACCCTTCGCTGTGGGGGTGAGTTGCCAGCGGGGGAGGGCTGGTACTACCCGCCCACCGTCATCGCCGATCTCACCCCGCGAATGCGGATGTGGGCCGAGGAGGTTTTCGGGCCAGTCGCCGGGCTGTACCGAGTGTCGTCGTACGGCGAGGCGATCGAGGTGGCCAACGGCACCGCGTTCGGGCTCGGTGCGAACGCCTGGACCCGGGATCCGGCGGAGCAGGAGCGGTTCGTCATCGACCTGGAGGCGGGCAACGTCTTCGTCAACGGCATGACCACGTCCTTTCCCGAGCTGCCGTTTGGTGGGGTGAAGAACTCCGGGTACGGCCGCGAGCTGGCCGCGGTGGGGATGCGCGAATTCTGCAACACCAAGACCGTGTGGGTTGGTGGCGACGGCACCACCGGGCCGGTGTCAGCGCACGCCGAGTGA
- the hrpB gene encoding ATP-dependent helicase HrpB, producing the protein MYSDAPDDLPVRPVVPAVLAALRATGAAVLVAPPGSGKTTLVPLAVAEEVTGRVLVAQPRRMAARAAARRMAALLGERVGERVGYAVRGDRRVGPRTRIEVVTTGLLVRRLHRDPELTGSDAVLLDEIHERQLDADLALAFTVEARAALRPELWLLGMSATPDSDRVAALLGGDAPAPVVRASAAAHPVTRIWAPPPRPVVPAGGGRVDPALLDHVAATIRRALREHDDDVLVFLPGTGEIAAVSNRLAGLPAEIAVLPLHGRQRPAEQDAVLRAQPFRLGESDARPRAGSDRDRRRVVLATSVAESSLTVPGVRVVVDSGLARVARTDLVRGLGALVTVAVSRAAATQRAGRAGREGPGQVYRCWSAAHHERLAAQPEPEIATADLTRFALDLAAWGAPDGRGLALPDPPPPAAFAVARDSLLAIGALDADGRVTSRGRAIAAVGTHPRLGRALIDGAARIGPDRAAEVVALLAEEGVAGPRDDLTVALRRLRSGTDAATTNRWRAEVRRLRTALPPGPGPTTPERSLPDDLAVGLVVGLAYPERLARIRRPDDRTYLMSGGTAATLAPGSTLIDSVWLAVAVADRTPGAPAARIRLAAPIDEATARAAGGALLTTVREVAWSGTDVVAREVVRLGSLDLVERPLADPDQDQLCNALVDGLRRTGLGLLTWSPAARALRERLAFCHTALGDRWPDVGDEALLATATDWLAPELAGARRRADLTRIDVLSALRRLLPWPAAARLDELAPERLTVPSGSRIRVDYTDPTTPVLAVRLQETFGWPEAPRIAGGRVPVLLRLLSPAGRPVAVTGDLASFWRSGYPQVRAELRGRYPRHSWPVDPTTAEPTRRANPRRR; encoded by the coding sequence GTGTACTCCGACGCCCCCGATGACCTGCCGGTCCGGCCGGTGGTGCCCGCGGTGCTAGCGGCGCTGCGCGCCACCGGCGCCGCGGTGCTCGTAGCACCACCGGGCAGCGGCAAGACCACACTGGTCCCGCTCGCCGTGGCCGAGGAGGTGACCGGCCGGGTGCTGGTCGCGCAGCCCCGCCGGATGGCCGCCCGCGCCGCCGCCCGCCGGATGGCCGCGCTGCTCGGCGAGCGGGTGGGCGAACGGGTCGGGTACGCGGTGCGTGGCGATCGCCGCGTCGGACCACGCACCCGGATCGAGGTGGTGACGACCGGGCTGCTGGTCCGCCGGCTGCACCGGGACCCGGAGCTGACCGGCAGCGACGCCGTCCTGCTCGACGAGATCCACGAACGGCAACTAGACGCCGACCTGGCGCTCGCGTTCACGGTGGAGGCGCGTGCCGCGCTGCGCCCGGAGCTGTGGCTACTCGGCATGTCGGCCACCCCCGACTCGGATCGGGTCGCCGCGTTGCTCGGCGGTGACGCGCCCGCACCGGTGGTACGGGCGTCGGCGGCGGCGCACCCGGTGACCCGGATCTGGGCACCGCCGCCCCGCCCGGTCGTCCCCGCCGGCGGCGGGCGGGTGGACCCGGCGCTACTCGACCACGTCGCGGCCACCATCCGGCGAGCCCTACGCGAGCACGACGACGATGTACTGGTCTTCCTTCCCGGCACGGGAGAGATCGCCGCCGTCAGCAACCGACTGGCCGGCCTGCCCGCCGAGATCGCGGTCCTGCCGTTGCACGGCCGGCAGCGTCCGGCGGAGCAGGACGCCGTGTTGCGGGCTCAACCGTTCCGGCTCGGCGAGTCCGACGCCCGACCCCGCGCCGGCTCTGACCGCGACCGTCGGCGGGTGGTGCTGGCGACATCGGTCGCGGAGAGCAGCCTCACGGTGCCGGGGGTGCGGGTGGTGGTCGACTCGGGGCTGGCCCGCGTCGCCCGCACGGACCTCGTCCGCGGACTGGGCGCGTTGGTCACCGTCGCGGTGTCCCGGGCCGCTGCCACCCAACGGGCCGGACGGGCCGGTCGGGAGGGCCCGGGGCAGGTATACCGCTGCTGGTCGGCGGCGCACCACGAGCGACTCGCCGCACAGCCGGAGCCAGAGATCGCCACGGCCGACCTCACCCGATTTGCGCTGGACCTCGCAGCCTGGGGCGCGCCGGACGGACGTGGCCTCGCGCTGCCAGACCCACCGCCGCCGGCCGCGTTCGCCGTGGCCCGGGACTCCCTCCTCGCTATCGGCGCGCTCGACGCTGACGGGCGGGTCACCAGCCGCGGCCGGGCGATCGCCGCGGTTGGCACGCACCCCCGGCTGGGCCGCGCCCTGATCGACGGCGCCGCCCGGATCGGCCCGGACCGCGCGGCCGAGGTCGTGGCGCTCCTCGCCGAGGAGGGGGTCGCCGGCCCACGGGACGACCTCACTGTCGCGCTGCGGCGGCTTCGTTCCGGAACGGACGCCGCCACCACCAACCGCTGGCGAGCCGAGGTGCGCCGGCTGCGTACCGCCCTGCCCCCGGGTCCGGGGCCGACGACGCCGGAGCGGAGCCTCCCCGACGACCTGGCCGTTGGACTGGTCGTCGGCCTGGCGTATCCGGAACGGCTGGCCCGAATCCGGCGACCGGACGACCGGACGTACCTGATGAGCGGTGGGACCGCCGCGACGTTGGCCCCCGGGTCGACGCTGATCGACTCGGTGTGGCTGGCGGTCGCGGTCGCCGACCGCACGCCGGGCGCGCCGGCTGCCCGAATCCGCCTGGCAGCTCCGATAGACGAGGCGACCGCCCGGGCGGCTGGCGGTGCGCTGCTGACCACGGTGCGCGAGGTGGCCTGGTCCGGGACGGATGTGGTGGCTCGGGAGGTGGTCCGGCTCGGCTCCCTCGACCTCGTTGAACGCCCGCTCGCCGATCCTGACCAGGACCAGCTGTGCAACGCCCTCGTGGACGGCCTACGCCGTACCGGGCTGGGGCTGTTGACCTGGTCCCCGGCGGCCCGGGCGTTGCGCGAGCGGCTGGCGTTCTGCCACACGGCCCTCGGTGACAGGTGGCCCGACGTGGGCGATGAGGCGCTGCTGGCCACGGCGACGGACTGGCTCGCGCCGGAGCTGGCCGGGGCACGTCGGCGGGCCGACCTGACCCGGATCGATGTACTCTCCGCGCTGCGCCGCCTGCTGCCTTGGCCAGCCGCGGCCCGCCTGGACGAACTCGCCCCGGAGCGGCTCACGGTGCCCAGCGGCTCCCGGATCCGCGTCGACTACACGGACCCGACCACCCCGGTGTTGGCGGTCCGGCTCCAGGAGACATTCGGCTGGCCGGAGGCGCCCCGGATCGCTGGTGGACGGGTGCCGGTGCTGCTACGGCTCCTCTCCCCCGCCGGTCGGCCGGTCGCGGTCACCGGGGACCTGGCATCTTTCTGGCGGTCCGGCTACCCACAGGTACGGGCGGAGCTACGTGGGCGTTATCCACGGCACTCCTGGCCGGTGGATCCGACGACCGCGGAGCCGACCCGGCGCGCCAATCCACGCCGCCGCTGA
- a CDS encoding DUF397 domain-containing protein: MTALDRTEWRTSSRSVGNGNCIEVSTSTDQVAIRDSKDRRGPVLAFPTTAWRAFVSGVDGVRGD; encoded by the coding sequence ATGACGGCGCTCGACCGGACTGAGTGGCGCACCAGCAGCCGCAGCGTGGGCAACGGCAACTGCATCGAGGTGTCCACATCGACTGATCAGGTCGCGATCCGGGACAGCAAGGACCGTCGCGGCCCGGTACTCGCCTTCCCCACAACCGCCTGGCGTGCCTTCGTATCCGGGGTCGACGGGGTACGCGGCGACTGA
- a CDS encoding GNAT family N-acetyltransferase translates to MTGIRVERLGPERTELVAERIANAFLALEQPRWLVPDEGKREAVLAGQFEIMVDHAMRHGLVFGTADLVGVAVWFPSIGADPAPPPRDYDARLAAVCGEWTDRFVHLDKLFAANHPHADHHHLAFLAVRPDRQGRGVGTTLLRHHHAWLDANRMPGYLEASSEITARLYAQHGYQAREPFRLPDGAPFWPMWRDPR, encoded by the coding sequence GTGACCGGCATCCGGGTCGAACGGCTGGGGCCGGAGCGGACGGAGTTGGTCGCGGAGCGGATCGCCAACGCGTTCCTGGCGCTGGAGCAGCCGCGCTGGCTGGTGCCCGACGAAGGCAAGCGGGAGGCGGTGCTTGCCGGGCAGTTCGAGATCATGGTCGATCATGCGATGCGGCACGGCCTGGTGTTCGGCACCGCCGATCTGGTCGGGGTGGCAGTCTGGTTCCCCTCGATCGGGGCGGATCCGGCACCGCCGCCGCGGGACTACGACGCCCGGCTCGCCGCGGTGTGCGGCGAGTGGACGGATCGCTTCGTTCACCTCGACAAGCTCTTTGCCGCGAACCATCCGCACGCCGACCATCACCACCTTGCCTTCCTCGCCGTGCGGCCGGACCGGCAGGGCCGGGGAGTGGGCACCACGTTGCTGCGTCACCACCACGCCTGGCTGGACGCCAACCGGATGCCCGGCTACCTGGAGGCGTCCAGCGAGATCACGGCCAGGCTGTACGCCCAGCACGGCTATCAGGCACGTGAACCGTTCCGGTTGCCCGACGGTGCGCCGTTCTGGCCGATGTGGCGGGATCCGCGCTGA
- a CDS encoding general stress protein yields the protein MGPPTVTIGSYPDYRSAQRVVDYLADNRFPVEHTAIVGTDLTLVETVLGRLSTTRAGLLGAGTGAWFGLFIGLLFGIFTVGNWFAAVLAGLVIGAIWGAVFGAVAHAMTGGRRDFTSASSLRANQYAVIVDQQYAEQARQLLGQLHLQAPQRQGD from the coding sequence ATGGGGCCGCCGACGGTGACGATCGGCTCATACCCGGACTACCGCTCCGCCCAGCGGGTCGTTGACTACTTGGCGGACAACCGGTTTCCGGTGGAGCACACCGCCATCGTCGGCACCGACCTCACCCTGGTCGAGACGGTCCTCGGCCGACTGAGCACCACGCGGGCGGGGCTGCTCGGCGCCGGTACCGGTGCGTGGTTCGGTCTCTTCATCGGGCTGCTGTTCGGCATCTTCACCGTGGGCAACTGGTTCGCCGCGGTCCTCGCCGGTCTGGTGATCGGTGCGATCTGGGGCGCGGTGTTCGGGGCGGTGGCGCATGCGATGACCGGCGGTCGGCGTGACTTCACCTCAGCCAGTTCACTCCGCGCCAACCAGTACGCGGTGATCGTTGATCAGCAGTATGCCGAGCAGGCCCGTCAACTGCTGGGCCAGCTACACCTACAGGCACCGCAGCGACAAGGAGACTAA
- a CDS encoding helix-turn-helix domain-containing protein, whose protein sequence is MTASPTVRRRRIARELRQLRERAAMTLDVAARQLDMSKSNLSRIENAQIGIKPRDVRAALALYQVTGADAEALIEIARGAQQRGWWQSYSDVLPEWFEFYVGLEAEAAALHTYEGEAVPGLLQTEAYAREVFRHTAGEEGLERKVAARLRRQEVLHRDDPVQLSVVLNEAVLCRTVGGNSVMADQLVHIADVAQLPNVTVQVLPFSAGGHPAMSAPYVILAFADTADAAVVYLENLTTGLALEGAEHVAGYSLVHEELRRLALDPGASQAHLLAASRNFP, encoded by the coding sequence GTGACTGCGAGCCCGACCGTACGCCGCCGCCGAATCGCCCGTGAACTCCGCCAGCTACGCGAACGCGCCGCCATGACCCTCGATGTCGCTGCCCGCCAGCTGGACATGTCCAAGAGCAACCTGTCCCGGATCGAGAACGCCCAGATTGGCATCAAACCCCGCGACGTCCGCGCCGCCCTCGCCCTCTATCAGGTGACCGGCGCCGACGCCGAGGCACTGATCGAGATCGCCCGCGGCGCCCAGCAGCGTGGCTGGTGGCAGAGCTACAGCGACGTCCTGCCGGAGTGGTTCGAGTTCTACGTCGGCCTGGAGGCAGAGGCCGCCGCACTGCACACCTACGAGGGCGAGGCCGTACCCGGCCTCCTCCAGACCGAGGCGTACGCGCGGGAGGTCTTCCGGCACACCGCCGGCGAGGAGGGGCTCGAGCGAAAGGTCGCCGCGCGCCTGCGCCGCCAGGAGGTGTTGCACCGCGACGATCCGGTGCAGCTGTCGGTCGTTCTCAATGAGGCGGTGCTCTGCCGGACGGTCGGCGGGAACTCGGTGATGGCCGATCAGCTGGTGCACATCGCGGACGTCGCACAGTTACCGAACGTGACGGTTCAGGTACTACCCTTCTCGGCCGGCGGGCACCCCGCCATGAGCGCGCCCTACGTCATCCTCGCCTTCGCCGACACGGCCGACGCGGCCGTGGTTTACCTGGAAAATCTCACGACAGGCTTGGCGCTGGAGGGAGCGGAACACGTTGCTGGGTATAGCCTGGTGCACGAGGAGCTGCGCCGCCTGGCGCTCGATCCAGGGGCCTCCCAGGCGCATCTTTTGGCAGCTTCTCGTAACTTTCCGTAA
- a CDS encoding APC family permease, with protein MSSTATIERPSNVSEALARGRLGVPAVVFFVLSAAAPLTVVAGVVTTGYGVIGVLGIPLAFLAVAALLALFSVGYVTMARRLANAGAFYSYISQGLGRPAGVGAAWVALIAYNALQVGLYGAIGAAAEPVLDRLFGVSVQWWLVALGAWAVVAVLGLLRVDINGRVLAVLLLAEIAVILVFDFGQLGNPAGGEVSFAGFAPDNLFVSGIGAVLVLAILGFVGFESAVVFSEESKDPRRTVKVATYLSIAIIAGLYALSSWSMTVAVGPDQISEQAGEQSVALIFNLAGEHLGDTVVTIGQVLFLTSVVAAMISFHNTTARYAFALGRERVLPAAFGRTSPRSGAPRTASLAQSVLGLIVIVLYAVNGWDPIVQLFYWCGTSGGFGVLLLIATTSIAVIAYFARDGRGETLWRRAVAPGLAAVALLGVFTLAVLNFADLLGVPADHTLRWAVPAGYLVAALLGAVWGLVLRSNRPDTYARIGLGAESAAAPVLPETPDLLPAAPEQAEARR; from the coding sequence ATGTCCTCGACAGCAACCATCGAACGACCGAGTAATGTCTCTGAGGCGCTGGCCCGCGGCCGGCTCGGTGTGCCCGCGGTGGTCTTCTTCGTTCTGTCCGCAGCCGCACCACTGACCGTGGTGGCAGGAGTGGTGACCACCGGCTATGGCGTCATCGGTGTGCTCGGCATTCCGCTGGCGTTCCTCGCTGTCGCCGCGTTGCTCGCCCTCTTCTCGGTCGGCTACGTGACGATGGCCCGTCGGTTGGCGAATGCCGGCGCCTTCTATTCGTACATTTCTCAGGGGTTGGGTCGGCCGGCTGGTGTCGGCGCCGCCTGGGTGGCGCTGATCGCGTACAACGCTCTACAGGTGGGGTTGTACGGCGCTATCGGGGCCGCCGCCGAGCCGGTCTTGGACCGGCTCTTCGGCGTCAGCGTCCAGTGGTGGCTGGTGGCCCTCGGTGCCTGGGCGGTCGTCGCCGTGCTGGGGCTGCTGCGGGTCGACATCAACGGCCGGGTGCTCGCTGTGCTGCTGCTCGCCGAGATCGCGGTGATCCTGGTGTTCGACTTCGGCCAGCTGGGCAACCCCGCCGGTGGCGAGGTCAGCTTCGCCGGGTTCGCCCCGGACAACCTCTTCGTCTCGGGCATCGGCGCGGTGCTGGTGCTGGCGATCCTCGGTTTCGTCGGGTTCGAGTCGGCGGTGGTCTTCAGTGAGGAGAGCAAGGATCCCCGCCGGACGGTGAAGGTGGCCACCTACCTGTCAATCGCGATCATCGCGGGCCTCTACGCGCTCTCGTCGTGGAGCATGACCGTCGCGGTCGGGCCAGACCAGATCTCCGAGCAGGCCGGGGAACAGAGCGTCGCGCTGATCTTCAACCTGGCTGGTGAGCACCTCGGTGACACCGTCGTGACCATCGGTCAGGTGCTCTTCCTGACCTCGGTGGTAGCCGCGATGATCTCCTTCCACAACACCACCGCCCGGTACGCGTTCGCCCTCGGTCGGGAGCGGGTGCTGCCGGCGGCCTTCGGGCGGACCTCGCCCCGTAGCGGCGCTCCTCGTACGGCCTCCCTCGCCCAGAGCGTGCTCGGCCTGATCGTGATCGTGCTGTACGCGGTCAACGGGTGGGATCCGATCGTGCAGCTCTTCTATTGGTGTGGCACCAGCGGTGGGTTCGGGGTGTTGCTGCTGATCGCCACCACGTCGATCGCGGTGATCGCCTACTTCGCCCGTGACGGCAGGGGGGAGACGCTGTGGCGGCGGGCGGTGGCACCCGGGCTCGCTGCGGTGGCGTTGCTGGGTGTCTTCACCCTTGCGGTGCTGAACTTTGCCGACCTGCTCGGTGTGCCGGCGGACCATACCCTGCGCTGGGCGGTTCCGGCCGGGTACCTGGTGGCCGCGCTGCTGGGCGCGGTGTGGGGGCTGGTGCTGCGCTCGAACCGTCCGGACACCTACGCCCGGATCGGGCTCGGCGCGGAGAGCGCCGCCGCCCCGGTCCTGCCGGAGACGCCGGACCTGCTGCCGGCGGCACCGGAGCAGGCGGAGGCCCGGCGGTGA
- a CDS encoding antibiotic biosynthesis monooxygenase, with product MTMTPASPVTVSVARRTDPARTQEMVAWMRAGTALAEAFPGFLGAGWVRSAPGSGEWHMLYRFADDETLRRWEESPQRHWWLASAQGVVEHTQVERRTGVEGWFSRRGQVIEPVNAEPTAPPPSPPRWKQAVTIWLAFFPLSLTATLLTGQFIPDVPVPARVLIMTLTLTPLMTYVVLPRITHALGWWLHGRSPGHSTR from the coding sequence ATGACCATGACGCCCGCGTCGCCAGTGACCGTCTCAGTCGCGCGACGCACCGACCCCGCTCGGACCCAGGAGATGGTGGCGTGGATGCGCGCTGGCACGGCGCTGGCGGAGGCGTTTCCCGGATTCCTCGGGGCCGGATGGGTCCGCAGCGCTCCCGGGTCCGGCGAGTGGCACATGCTCTACCGGTTCGCCGACGACGAGACGCTGCGTCGCTGGGAGGAGTCACCGCAACGACACTGGTGGCTGGCCTCGGCGCAGGGCGTCGTCGAGCACACCCAGGTGGAACGCCGCACCGGGGTCGAGGGCTGGTTCTCCCGGCGGGGGCAGGTTATCGAGCCGGTCAACGCGGAGCCGACCGCTCCACCACCGTCGCCGCCGCGTTGGAAGCAGGCGGTAACGATCTGGTTGGCGTTCTTCCCCCTCAGCCTGACCGCGACCCTGCTGACCGGTCAGTTCATCCCCGATGTCCCGGTGCCCGCTCGCGTACTGATCATGACATTGACGCTGACGCCGCTGATGACGTACGTGGTGCTGCCCCGGATCACCCATGCGCTTGGCTGGTGGCTGCACGGCCGATCTCCCGGCCACAGCACACGATGA
- a CDS encoding PP2C family protein-serine/threonine phosphatase: MTLKLRSFGMSDRGLIRSGNQDALYSGSWLVAVADGMGGMAAGDLASSMAISSIAPLDVATPEDELVAALQRAIEAGTARIRQAVREDPEREGMGTTLTALLLARSGSCLALAHVGDSRAYLFREGVLKQITRDDTFVQLLVDQGVITPDEASSHPRRAVVTQALQGEEVSPAYATMVPWAGDRWLLCSDGLSNVVRPETLTEVLAQYPDRTECAQKLIDLALHAGGPDNVTAVVADLVAE, translated from the coding sequence ATGACCTTGAAGCTGCGTTCGTTCGGCATGAGCGACCGTGGGCTGATCCGGAGTGGGAACCAGGACGCCCTGTACTCAGGTAGCTGGCTCGTCGCCGTCGCCGATGGCATGGGCGGGATGGCTGCTGGTGATCTTGCCAGCTCCATGGCGATCAGTTCGATTGCTCCACTCGACGTGGCGACCCCGGAAGATGAGCTGGTCGCCGCATTGCAGCGGGCGATCGAGGCGGGGACCGCGCGAATCCGGCAGGCCGTCAGGGAGGATCCGGAGCGCGAGGGCATGGGTACCACGCTGACCGCCCTGCTCCTTGCCCGATCGGGCAGCTGCCTCGCGCTGGCCCATGTCGGTGACTCCCGGGCGTACCTGTTCCGCGAGGGCGTGCTCAAACAGATCACTCGGGACGACACGTTCGTGCAGCTCCTCGTTGACCAGGGGGTCATCACCCCGGACGAGGCGAGTAGCCATCCGCGGCGAGCGGTCGTGACCCAGGCGTTGCAGGGCGAGGAGGTCTCCCCGGCCTACGCGACGATGGTGCCCTGGGCCGGCGACCGGTGGTTGCTGTGTAGCGATGGGCTGTCGAACGTGGTCCGTCCGGAGACGCTCACTGAGGTGCTCGCCCAATATCCCGACCGGACCGAGTGCGCCCAAAAGTTGATCGACCTGGCGCTGCACGCGGGGGGCCCGGACAACGTCACCGCCGTCGTCGCCGATCTGGTGGCGGAGTGA
- a CDS encoding DUF6343 family protein, translating into MTRSQPRRARGTVGHAYSALNLRLVLASFGLVTMVVFGVLAFRAGVVWLGVFCALFAVVAAVDLVIIQRRRAARRREEPGTRHSLFE; encoded by the coding sequence ATGACGAGATCACAGCCCCGACGGGCCCGTGGCACCGTCGGCCACGCCTACAGCGCGCTCAATCTCCGCCTCGTACTCGCCAGCTTCGGCTTGGTCACCATGGTGGTTTTCGGCGTGCTGGCGTTCCGGGCGGGGGTGGTCTGGCTGGGGGTGTTCTGCGCCCTCTTCGCCGTGGTCGCCGCCGTCGACCTCGTGATCATCCAGCGGCGACGGGCCGCTCGCCGCCGGGAGGAGCCCGGCACCCGGCATTCGCTGTTCGAGTGA